Part of the Shewanella eurypsychrophilus genome is shown below.
TAAAATTTTTAAGCGCATTTGCTTTACTTGTCATAGCAGTTCCTAGCTTAGCAATTGCAGCTACAGAAACGGTTGCCAGCCTCACCCTAGAAAACGGCGCAAAAGTTCGTCTCAATGATGATTTCACTTGGGAATACGTGATCCTAGAAACTGTTCCAGTGGTAAACAGTGAAACAAAGTCCCAGACCCCTCTGGCGATTGCAGCGGGCACATCGGCCAGCATCGAGATAGCTAAAGCAGCTCCTCAAGCAACTCAAGCAACTCAAGCAATTAGCCAAACCATGACTGCGACCGCCATGTCACAAGCTGAGTTACTTAAATCGACAGCAAAAGCAGGTGTAAAAGTCAGCTTTGCGAAGGCTGAATGGGATGACGATGGTCGCCTAGGCCTCACCTTCGACTTAGCCAGCACCAGCTCTGAGCACTATGTGATGATAGAGATGGATGTCACCCTATACGATGACACAGGTAAAACCCTTAAGACAGAAACGCTCAAGGTGTGGAAAGCCATCTTCAGATCGGCAGATACTTACCTGCGTAAAGGCGAGCAGCGACAGAGCAGAACCTTCTGGATCGAAGGCATAGATGCCAGCCAGTGGTCTAAGCAACTGCTCAGCCTCAAAATCGGCGAGATGAATTCGAGAATGTGATTTTAGAGAAGGCACTAGGAACGAGGGAAAGCAGTTCCTAGGAGAAGACAGATAAAAACAAAAAGCCGGCACATAGATACGCCGGCTTTTGACTTTTCCTAAGACCTAGGAACTAGATCCTAGGACCTTATTTGATTTACAAACTAGGTAAAACACCTGCTGGTAAATAGCTGTTAAAGCTAGCTGTCAGTAACAAGTTTATCGATGCCTCGATATCCGGGCCGAAGAACCTATCCTTATCGTAATAAGAAACCACTTCACGTATTTCTGCTTTTGCCTTAGCCACTGCTGCACTTGGCTGTAATGGTGCACGGAAGTCTAAGCCCTGCGCCGAAGCTAGCAATTCGATAGCTAACACGCCACGGGTATTCTCAGACATATCACGCAGACGACGCGCCGCGAAGGTCGCCATAGAGACGTGATCTTCTTGGTTCGCCGATGTTGGCAAGCTATCAACCGATGCTGGGTGGGCATAGGTCTTATTCTCAGAAGCCAATGCAGCTGCAGTTACCTGAGCAATCATGAAGCCAGAGTTTACGCCGCCATTTTCAACTAAAAATGGAGGCAGTTTAGACAGGTTAGGATCTATCAGCAGTGCGATACGACGCTCGGCGATAGAACCGAGTTCTGCTAGGGCAATCGCCAAGTTATCGGCAGCCATAGCCACAGGCTCGGCGTGGAAGTTACCACCAGAGATAATGTCACCCGTATCTTGGAATACCAGAGGATTATCGGTTACACCGTTCGCCTCAGTTCCCAATACTTCAGCTGCATGACGAATTTGTGTTAAACACGCACCCAAAACTTGTGGCTGACAACGCAGAGAATATGGGTCTTGCACCTTCTCGCAGTTAAGATGATCTAGGCTGATCTCAGACTCTTCACCGAGTAGATGACGGAACAGACCGGCAGAATCTATCTGACCTTTCTGACCACGGGCTGCATGAATACGCGCATCGAATGGGCTACGACTGCCCATAGCGGCTTCAACACTCATGGCACCGATCACTGAACTTGCAGCAAACAGATCTTCTGCATTAAACAGACCTTCAAGCGCCAAAGCTGTCGAGGCTTGAGTTCCGTTAAGCAGGGCTAGTCCCTCTTTAGCAGCAAGTTCGATAGGCTCAAGACCCGCAATTTCAAGGCCTTCTTTGGCAGATATGATCTGTCCCTTATAGCTGACTTCACCTTCACCAAGCAGAGGCAGGCTCATGTGCGATAGCGGCGCTAAATCACCCGATGCACCCACAGAACCTTTTTCAGGGACACATGGGTACACTTCGGCGTTAACCAAAGCGATAAGGAAGTTGATCACCTCGAGACGGATACCAGAAAAGCCACGGCTTAACGAGTTAATCTTCAGCACCATCATCAGGCGAACAGTGGCGTCCTGCATGTATTTACCCGTGCCAGCTGCATGTGACAGCACAATTGAGCGCTGTAATAGTTGCAGATCTTTATCTTCAATCTTGGTATTGGCAAGCAGACCAAAGCCAGTATTGATACCATAAACGGTACGGCTTTCATCAATAATTCTCTGCACTATGCCTGAGCTAATATTGATAGCAGCAATGGCTTCATCGGCAAGCTCTAGGGTAATTTGTCCACGGCTGATGTCACGGATTTGTGTCAGCGTCAGCGTACCTGGTTTTAATACTAAATGGCTCATTTTTACTTTCCCTCTTCTAGCATCGGCAGGTCTAGGCTCTGCTCTTTTGCACAATTCTTAGCGAGTTCATATCCGGCATCGGCATGACGCATTACACCCGTTGCAGGGTCATTCCAAAGCACACGGCCAAGGCGAGCGGCAGCATCATCACTACCATCTGCAACGATAACCACACCAGAATGTTGGCTGAAGCCCATGCCTACACCACCACCGTGATGCAGAGAGACCCAAGTCGCGCCGCTTGCGGTGTTCAATAACGCATTCATCAATGGCCAATCAGAAACCGCATCAGAGCCATCGAGCATAGATTCAGTTTCACGATTAGGACTAGCAACAGAGCCTGAATCTAAGTGATCACGACCAATAACTACAGGTGCTGACAGCTCACCTGTTTTTACCATCTCGTTAAAGGCTAATGCCAAACGCGCGCGGTCTTTCAAGCCTACCCAACAGATACGTGAAGGAAGCCCCTGGAAAGCGATACGCTCACGCGCCATATCTAGCCAGTTGTGCAGATGTGGATTATCAGGAATAAGCTCTTTTACCTTGGCGTCAGTCTTATAGATATCTTCTGGATCGCCAGAGAGTGCTACCCAACGAAACGGTCCAATACCTTCACAAAACAGCGGACGCACATAGGCTGGCACGAAACCAGGGAAGTCGAATGCGTTTTCCACGCCTTCTTCGAATGCCATCTGACGGATATTGTTGCCGTAATCGGTTGTCGCTGCACCAGCCGCTTGAAGAGCTAGCATCGCCTTAACCTGAACCGCCATAGACTGCTTAGCAGCCTTAACGACTGCCGCTTCATCTTTTTTACGCATCTCGATAGCTTGCTCTAGGGTCCAACCCTGTGGCAAATAACCGTTTAATGGATCATGAGCAGAAGTTTGGTCAGTCACAACATCAGGTGTGATACCACGTTCTACCAACTCGGCGAACACATCTGCCGCGTTGCCAAGCAGACCAACAGAGACAGGCTTACCGCTCTTGTTAGCCTCATCAATCATGGCTAACGCTTCATCTACCGATGTGGCTTTCTTATCGACATATTTAGTCCGTAGGCGGAAATCGATACGCGTCTCATCGACTTCACAGGTCAATACAGAGTAACCAGCCATAGTCCCGGCTAGCGGCTGAGCGCCACCCATACCACCTAGACCACCGGTCAAGATCCATTTACCCGCAGATGAACCACCGAAGTGCTGATTAGCCATGGCAACGAACGTCTCGTAAGTGCCCTGAACGATACCTTGTGAACCGATATAGATCCAAGAACCCGCTGTCATCTGGCCATACATGGCCAAACCTTTCTTATCCAGCTCGTTGAAGTGTTCCCAGTTAGCCCAGTGTGGCACCAGGTTTGAATTCGCAATGATCACCCGTGGCGCATTGCTATGTGTCTTGAATACGCCCACTGGCTTGCCCGATTGCACCATCAAGGTTTCATCTTCTTCCAGACGCTGCAATACTTCGATGATCTTGTCGTAACATTCCCAATCACGGGCTGCACGACCGATACCGCCATAAACAACAAGATCTTCCGGACGTTCAGCAACATCAGGATGCAAGTTATTCATCAACATGCGCATTGGCGCTTCTGTCATCCAGCTCTTACAGCTTAGCTTGCTACCGTGCGGCGCAATAATGCGACGGCTTGGATCGTGTCTCTTATCCATCTTGAAAAACCTCGTATCAATTTGTTTGCTCTTTCTTTTATGAAAAGCGTTCTAGTTATGTTTTCTTTTACTTATAAAAATTTAGCTCTTACACCGCGAAGCGGTATCCATCGAAATGCGCAGCAGATCGATTTAGAACGTTAGATGACCACCCAAGCGGAACCTTGTGCCTGGATGGATTAATTTTGCGTAACTGACCACACCTTGGCGTGACCAGGTACGACGTAAAATTTGCAGACAAGGCTCGCTAGCCTCTATCTCAAGGTGCTGCTGATTATGCTTATTGGCGATCACCGCCTCTAAGGTATGTCTAGCCTCAGTAAGCGGTGCCACTAGTGACAGATATTCATGGGGTGTCTGAGCTGAAAAGTCCTGCAGCAAATAGTCTGGTACCAGCTTCGGATTAACGAAACGCTCTTCAAGCTGTAGCGGTAGCCCTTGCTCACAATGCACCAGTACCGAGTAGTAAACCGGACTGCCAGTTTCTAACCCCAGAGCAATGGCAATAGGCGCTATCGCTTCTATTTGTGTTAGCTCTAGCTGCTTAACGCTATAACCATGGCCTCTGTCTTTAATCTCATCGGAGATATTGCGGATCGCCATCATGGAAGATTGCGACTTAAGCTCGGCGACAAAGGTGCCTAGACCTTGGGTGCGCTCCAGCACACCATCATCGGTCAGCTCAGTTAATGCGCGGCGAGCCGTCATACGACTACACTCAAACAGTTCGGCCATCTGGTTTTCAGAAGGCACACGACTGTGCTCCTCCCATTCACCGGATTCGATACGGGCTAGAATATACTGCTTAATTTCTGCAAACTTTGGCGTCGCCATAGCAATCCTTTACTCTTAATTTTGCGATATCAGAACCTAGGTCCTAGAATCTAGGAACTTGTCTTCGAGCAATAACGCTTTTCAAATGATGAAATTTACCGCTATAATCCTAGCTTGTATATACAAGTAAATACAAGCTGGATCACAAACTTTCTTTTATTTAGTATTGAATAAGAAACAAAGTCAGCATAACAACACATCAAAAAGTGAGGGAAAAATATGTCTTGGGATCAAGTCTGGATTGACGTCAATGTGGCAACCATGTCTCCAGCTGTTTCAGCGCCTTACGGAGCAATAACTGATGCAGCTGTCGCAGTAAAAGAGGGCAAAATCGCCTGGGTTGGACCACGCTCAGAACTTCCTGAGTTCGATGTATTATCAACGCCTGTTTACAGAGGTAAAGGCGGCTGGATCACTCCGGGACTGATCGATGCTCACACTCATTTAGTCTTTGCTGGTAGCCGTGCCAACGAATTCGAACTTCGCCTCCAAGGGGCAAGCTATGAAGAGATCGCCCGCAGCGGTGGCGGTATTATTTCAACGGTTAAAGCCTGTCGCGAAGCCAGTGAGGCCGAGCTGTTCGAGCTAGGGCGCAAGCGCCTCAACGCCCTCGCAAAAGAAGGTGTCACCACGGTAGAGATAAAATCTGGCTATGGTTTAGATACAGAAACTGAACTCAAGATTTTACGTGTCGCTCGTGAACTCGGCAAGCATCATCACGTAGACGTGAAGACCACCTTCCTCGGCGCACACGCCATTCCGCCTGAATATAAAGATGACGTCGACGGCTATGTCGATCTTGTGATCAACGAAATGCTACCCGCAGTCATCGAAGAAGGGCTAGCCGATGCAGCCGATGTTTTCTGTGAAAACATCGCCTTCAGTGTCGAACAGACCGAGCGGGTGCTGACCGCAGCCAAGGATGCCGGACTGGATATCAAACTCCACGCCGAGCAGTTATCAAATTTAGGCGGCTCAGCCATGGCGGCCAAGCTAGGCGCCAAATCGGTCGATCACATCGAATATCTCGATGAGGACGGAGTTATCGCTTTAAGTAAGAGCGGCACCTGTGCCACCTTGCTACCCGGCGCATTCTACTTCCTGCGTGAAACCCAGATGCCACCCATTGAGCTACTGCGTAAGCATAAAGTGCCTATGGTATTAGCGAGTGATTACAACCCAGGGTCGTCACCACTATGCTCCAGCCTACTGATGCTCAACATGGGTTGCACTCTGTTCCGCTTAACACCTGAAGAAGCGCTTGCGGGTATGACGCGCAATGCTGCCAAGGCGTTAGGTATCGAGGATAAGGTAGGCGTATTAGAAGCCGGCATGCAGGCTGATTTCTGCTTGTGGGATATTACCACTCCTGCAGAGCTGTCCTACACCTATGGAGTTGGGGCTTGTGTCGATGTGGTTAAGAATGGACATCTAGTACATCAATGATTTGGCAACCTGAAGTAGTCAGCCTGAGCGATGAGGCTAGCTCATCGTTTTGGGTTGGTTTCATCTGGCCATGTGGGTAATTGGTGGTTTTATGGTGCCCATGGCCTTCTTTGTGTTTAATGCTTACACCAGCTACAGCATATGGATATGCGAACCACCTATCACTCCATGAAGACTCATTTTAAACATTAACTCGTAATGTTACCTATCACCTGCCGTGGGCTTACGTGCAGATACTTCTGCGAGACGCTGTGAAGCCATCCCTGGCCGCTTTACGGTTTCATCCCTGAAACCGAAACTCGCAGCTGCATCTACACTGGCTGAATGACAAGAAATATATCTCTTCGATTCTAGTTGGATCAACAATAAGTCATCGCTTTAATGCATTCGAAACTAGTAAGTATGATTTAGCCATACATAACCAAATTACCGTGTCGATACAACAAGTCCCCATTGGAAGGCGAGTAATCACCGTAGGTGGTTGTACTTATGAGCGAGAGCCAAGGATGGCGAACTGGCTAAGTAAATGGATTTACTTAGCCGATGGGTGTTGGAATAAATAGTGTGAGACCGACATGGATGTCGGACTAACTTTCGGGGGGGCTTGGGTGAATGAAAACATCGTTTTCCGCTTATGAACGAGAGGCAGGGATAGCCGAACTGGATGGAATTATAGGGATATAATTCGGATCATCGGAAACGTTAGCTATTTTCAAGTAAGACCGAAGGATCACAACTTCGCCGGGGCGTTTGGGTGGATGCAAGGGCGAAGGTCATGATAATGACCTCTCTGAGCGAGAGGTACGGATACCGAACTGGCTTTTAGACAGGGATGTTGTTGGCTAGGACGAGCAGTCCTCCTTGCCCTGGTGTGGAATGGAATTCCACGACTTTCTTCGGTCGTTAGACCGACATGCCTATCAGAGAAAAGCGATATAACTATCTCAGCGATAAGAGGCTGTTGCAGCCATGACAGTAACTATCAATCCAAACGAAGTTTGGAAAGCTAAAATTGATTAAATTTATGATCTCAGCATAAAACTAGAATCGATAATGTAGACCAAGTCCATATTGGACTAGACTGATATCGGCATAATACTTATCAAGCTCACCAGACTCTGGCTCTGTTTCATTGATCTCATAAAACACACGTAGGGCCAATGACTCCGTTAAGGTCACATCGACACCGGCGCCAAACAACCAGCCTGTACCTTTGTAACTCTCATCATTATCGTCATCGTCACTGTAAGTGGTATTGATGACTAATCCCGCCTTTAAGTAAACCGTGACACTGTCGGTAAAAGCATGTCGCACTACAGGTGAGATGCTCATCGCCGCCATACGAAAATCCCCTTCATCGACGAAGCTGTCAGTCGCGAAAATGCTCGTTTCAAGGCCAAAGCTATCATTGAAGTTATAGCCACCATAAACGCCGAGCCCTATCGCCGACTCATCAAACTTACCGATATTGTCTTCGATGCTAGTGCTATTAACTTGGCCACCCAGATAAAAACCTAGGTCTTTAGCGGCAAAAGCGGGGGTTGTTGCGGTGAGTAACATGCCTGTAATTAACATGCCTGCGAATAAATGAGTGTTGAGTTTCATTGCTATCCCTGTGTCGTTGTTCGTTACCAAATAACTTAATGGCAACTATCCTTAAAGTTAACTTATATTAACCAGTTACAGCTGTAAAAACAAAACATCACCAACAGAAACAAGCATAAAAGAGTGAATAAATTTCAGTGTAATCGAGTGACTATACTTCATCGCTCCTTTAACAAGGTGAGAGTAAGAAACCCAATAATTAACTCAGATGCGTTACTTTGCTCTTGATCAGTCTATTGAAACCATAAAGTAATAATACTGAAGACGAGGCTACAAGCGGGGTTACCGACGTATGAATGGCAAATAGTGAGCTAAAGTCGAATGTTGGCGATATAAGAAAGAAGCAAACGAACAACATGGGAAATTGCATTAGCAAGGCAGATAATAGGTTATCGGGAAACTTAGCTAGCAACTTTCGATAGCTAAAATAGAAAACAAAGGACAGAAAAACAATCAGGGTGACATCATGCAAGATCAACCAGAGATTCTCGATACTATTTATATGATAGTTCGGCACAGACTGTAAATATCTTAACATATGGTTTGCTGTATAACTGAATAGCTGCAAATTCGCTTCAACCAGCAACACCCCAAAAACAATCGCAGGTAAATACATGGCAAACTTGACGATTTTAGCTTTAACGCCTTGCCACTTTGTAACCAAGTTTACATTTTCCACTTGCTAATTTCCTTTAAGCAATACTGACAACAGAAGTGATCTCATCACTCCACAATATGCCATAGGATAACGTAAAATGATCAGCTGTAGTGAGTCTCCATTGCAAAGGATGATACAAAAGGAATGATGACCTTACTTCAACATTAGGGGAGAGATAACTCCCCCGTTCATATTCATTGAAGCGATATATATACCAATCGGTATTAGACTCTAGCGCAGCTAGAGCATCATGGGAGATTTGGAGTTAAGGGCAACATGATAGATTGCCAACAATTCAAACTACAACCTTAACAAGGTGCTGATATTTTGCCTTAGCACACCTCTGGCCGCCCACAGAGTGATAGCGATAATGAAGAGTAAGCTTAAAGTCACACACCCAGCCCATACTAGCGGCTGCAATAGAGAAACCCCCATAGATGCTTGACTAAAGCTGTCGAATATAAAGCTGATAAACACGCTTATCGTAATCGCAAACATAGTTAATGCCAGGTTCACCCATACCATACTCAGCATTAAGGTTTGCTTTTCCCCTCCGACAGCCAACATCACAGCCCACTTCATCTGCTCGCTTTTCACCGCATAGCTGAACTTGTTATAAAGGGTGCACACCACCAAAGCGAGAATAAACAAAGCCATCGCACTAGAGGTAAAAAACAGCAGCTTACCAGCGACATCGGTATCCACTATCTGTTGCACTAACGTATCGCCTGCACTGTAGCTCAATTTAGGTGATTGCAGCGAAGCCCAATCATTCAGATGGGATGATATTGCCACTCTATCTCCACCTTTGGTATAAAATACTGGTGCAATACGGCTGGCAAGAAGAGGATTTTGATCTTTTAGGTTCAAATAAATTAGCGGCTTCACGGTTTGAGCAATACCAAAATGAGGCTGAACAGTAACTATGCCCGCAATACGAACCTGTTTTTCATAATAGAAGCCTGACACCTTAAGCGCTAACCCTTTTGCGGCTCGCCAACTGCTTAAGTCCAGATCAGTCGCAAGCTGAGATGCCATGGTTTGATTGATCATCACACTATTCTCAAGCAGTTCTCCAGGGGTGGCGAGTCGAATACCGAGCAAACCAAAATAGTTTTCAGAAACATATAGGCCATTTATCGGCTTCTCTATACTGGTACCACTCTCCACTTGATACTTTAATGACTGAGCACCAAGTTGAGTAAAGCTTTTTGATGATATTGCTAACTGATTACCTGCAACCGACCACTGACCATTAAGCTGCTCAGCGCTCATAATCAAACTTAAGCCACCTTCCACCTTAGGTTGAAAACTTAAGATATCTTCAGCAATTTCAATAGAGGTGTATTTACGCCACTCCTCAGACATTAAGCTTAATGAAAGTACTGTGACCCCCGTAATGACCACTAACTGTAATAACAGAATAAATCGCGTAGCCCTTTGCTGAGCTTTGGTCATATGTCCCTGTTTACCCCGCGAGAAGGTGCCCTTTATCGCACCTTTTAGTGGCATCAATGCACAAACCATAAACAGACTAAGAGAGACACAAAGCGCGAGTAGCCACAGCCAGATATTAAAATTAACTCCATAACTAAAATATTGCTCATATACCGTGATACTGCTTGCATACTGAAGCACCACAAAACCGATAATAGGGCTAACAAGAGCAACGAGAAGCAAAGCAGAAAGATTTTCCCTTAACAGCTGATAAACCAGAGTTCTGCTATCGCCACCAAGCGCTATTTTAAGGCTCATCTCGGAGCGTCTAACAATACCTTGCTGTGTATAGGCCGACACGATGCCACTAAAAATAATAAAACCAAAGCCAGCCAATAACAGCAGTAAAATCCAAGCTTGACGTTGTAACACATCGCGGCCATTAGGATTCAGTTCCACCCCTTCAATTAACCATGGCTGATAGTGGTGATCGACAAAGCCGCCTTCAGGTCTAGGGGTCTGTTGCTTTAAGCTCGTATATGCACTCTGAAGTCGCTCCAGATCTTGTTTCTGTGACAGCTGTGCAAAACCATAACGGTTTGCTTGAGTCTTCAAAAAAACATCTGGGTTATCTTCAAACATATCTGGCACACCTAGCTGTAGAAAAGTATCTGGCAACCAGATATCTATCTCCATATCACCAAGCTTTTTCATAGAAACTGGGGCGCTGCCAGCAATTAAAAATGGGCTATCACGATAATATAACGCATCTTGTTGCAATGAAGCCGATGGCTCAAAATGCTGCTGCCAAAATTGATGTGAAACTATGCCTTGTTTTGCTTCAAAATTTGCCAACGAAAATGGTGCAGGTAAATCAAGCATCTCAATAGCATTCAGAGAGTAAAAGCCAATTGTTAATCTAGGCAACTCTTGCAACCCGAAGGTGATAGCACTGCGCTTGGTGGCAATGGTTGCCACCTTTTTAACACCAGATACTCCAAGTATCAGCTCGACCTCAAAGCCTGATGTTGGTTGCAGATTACCGTTCAGATCTTTATTAGCAATGGTCACTATCGGTTGGTTACTACCTACCCATTGAGGGCGATCACTATTGAGTAACCAAAAAAGGTTAATCACAAAACCCATTAAGCTGCAAAACAGGCATAAGCTAACAATTAGAGTCCCCCATATCCCACGCTGACCTCGCCACTTTCGCCAACCATATGCGAGATCAAACAGCATGTTTAAACCCCTGTTGCAAAATAGCTTGAATCTCTCCATCACAAATTTTATATGCTTTATGACAGTAAGCGGCAACGGCAGGATCATGAGTAATAATTAGCACCGTTCTGCCCTCTTGGTTTAAGCCACTGAGTAGCTCCATCACATTGTCAGAGTTAGCGGAGTCGAGGTTACCCGTGGGTTCATCGCATAAAATGATGTCTGGCTGACAGATAAGTGCCCTAGCGATTGCGACTCTTTGCTGCTGCCCACCAGATAGCTCAGCAGGAAAAAATGATTTTTTATCGTCTAAACCTATCTTGCTAAGCACCTCATCAATCTTCGCCTCATAGTCAACACGATTAACCGATTGATTAAAGCGTAAAGGTACAGTCAAATTCTCAGTTACTGTCATATCGGCAATCAAATTGAAGTTTTGAAATACCCAACCTATATGCCCATTTCGCAGCTGACTGAGCTGGTACGTTGATAGAGTGCTAACATCTTGACCACAGAGAAGGTACTGGCCACTATCGGCTTTATCTAATAACCCCATAATCGACAATAGGGTTGATTTACCACTGCCAGATTGCCCCAAAATTGCGACCATATCGCCACTATTAACCGAAAAATCGATCTGCTTTAAAACATGGTTCTCTCCAGCCCCATTAATAAATGACCGATTCAAGCCTTTTAGTTCAATGACGCAATTACTCATAGATATCAGCCACCATAATTTGAGACGCATTAGCGAGATGTTTAGGAACACGCATCAAAAACTGCTCACCTTGATATGCACCATCTAGCACCTGCATCTTTTCACCCGCTATATCACCAATATTGATACTACGCAGCTGAAATACCTCTCTCGATTCATCTAAAACAAACAGTGAATATTTATTATGTGGCCGAATAACACCTACAGGCCTATTTACCACCAAAGCATTCTCATGGTCTGCGATCTCTATACGTGCATTGACATCTATATTTGGCCTCACCGCCGCAGGGAGCTGTGTATTAAAACTAATATCTATTTCAACACTACCATTATTAACCGTTGGCTCTACTCGTGACACCTGACCAAATATCTCAACGCCCTTAAACTGAATACTGGCAATTAAACCTGAACTCACATACTCAGAATCAGATGCCGTAATATTAATACGCGCATAATAGGAGGAGAGATCGGCTATCATGCCTACAGCCTGACCTTCATCAACATGCCGACCAATATCAAGATCGTCAGACAGCTCTGTTAGCATCCCATCCATACTCGCACGGACATTAAGTTGTTCAACCTCAGAGACCAATAGTTCTCGCTGTTTAATCGCTTTTTCTAGTCGATACTGGCCCGAATCATCAATCGCCTTACGAGTTTTTTGCAATGTCTGCAGACGGCTGAGCTCCATCTGTAATATGGCATCCTCTTGCTCCCATGCCACCTGAGCTTTATGTAGGTCTAGCGTGGAAATAACCTGGTTCTCTTTAAGCTTTTTATGTGCAACTAGCTCAGCATTTGCTAATGCTAATCTCACCTTAGCAAGGCGTATCTGCCCTCGCTGATCATCAAGCGCCTGTATCGACTCCGCTTTTATACGTAGCTGATTCGCTTGCTCCTCAAGTAATGCTAACTCACTGGTTTCCATTAACCGCTCTAGTTTAGGGTTGTTAAGGCTTAATATAACTTGCCCTTTTTTGACTAAACTACCTGGTTTTTTAAACACTTCGACAATATGGCCGCCACTCAAGGCATTAATACCCCGTTGAGTACTGGGAACTAATTTGCCATAACCAGAAATAGTAACATTGAAGGGGGAAATGATGACTTCATCGATGAGATAGTCGTTATTGACACTGTCGGATGAGAAGGCTTGGTTACCAGAAAAAATAATTAACATCATTGAGATCGCGATTATCGACATTACAAAGGCAAACCAGCGTATCTTGCTATTTCGACTCCTATCCTTGGGGATCTC
Proteins encoded:
- a CDS encoding FtsX-like permease family protein — its product is MLFDLAYGWRKWRGQRGIWGTLIVSLCLFCSLMGFVINLFWLLNSDRPQWVGSNQPIVTIANKDLNGNLQPTSGFEVELILGVSGVKKVATIATKRSAITFGLQELPRLTIGFYSLNAIEMLDLPAPFSLANFEAKQGIVSHQFWQQHFEPSASLQQDALYYRDSPFLIAGSAPVSMKKLGDMEIDIWLPDTFLQLGVPDMFEDNPDVFLKTQANRYGFAQLSQKQDLERLQSAYTSLKQQTPRPEGGFVDHHYQPWLIEGVELNPNGRDVLQRQAWILLLLLAGFGFIIFSGIVSAYTQQGIVRRSEMSLKIALGGDSRTLVYQLLRENLSALLLVALVSPIIGFVVLQYASSITVYEQYFSYGVNFNIWLWLLALCVSLSLFMVCALMPLKGAIKGTFSRGKQGHMTKAQQRATRFILLLQLVVITGVTVLSLSLMSEEWRKYTSIEIAEDILSFQPKVEGGLSLIMSAEQLNGQWSVAGNQLAISSKSFTQLGAQSLKYQVESGTSIEKPINGLYVSENYFGLLGIRLATPGELLENSVMINQTMASQLATDLDLSSWRAAKGLALKVSGFYYEKQVRIAGIVTVQPHFGIAQTVKPLIYLNLKDQNPLLASRIAPVFYTKGGDRVAISSHLNDWASLQSPKLSYSAGDTLVQQIVDTDVAGKLLFFTSSAMALFILALVVCTLYNKFSYAVKSEQMKWAVMLAVGGEKQTLMLSMVWVNLALTMFAITISVFISFIFDSFSQASMGVSLLQPLVWAGCVTLSLLFIIAITLWAARGVLRQNISTLLRL
- a CDS encoding ABC transporter ATP-binding protein — its product is MSNCVIELKGLNRSFINGAGENHVLKQIDFSVNSGDMVAILGQSGSGKSTLLSIMGLLDKADSGQYLLCGQDVSTLSTYQLSQLRNGHIGWVFQNFNLIADMTVTENLTVPLRFNQSVNRVDYEAKIDEVLSKIGLDDKKSFFPAELSGGQQQRVAIARALICQPDIILCDEPTGNLDSANSDNVMELLSGLNQEGRTVLIITHDPAVAAYCHKAYKICDGEIQAILQQGFKHAV
- a CDS encoding efflux RND transporter periplasmic adaptor subunit, translated to MMFEIPKDRSRNSKIRWFAFVMSIIAISMMLIIFSGNQAFSSDSVNNDYLIDEVIISPFNVTISGYGKLVPSTQRGINALSGGHIVEVFKKPGSLVKKGQVILSLNNPKLERLMETSELALLEEQANQLRIKAESIQALDDQRGQIRLAKVRLALANAELVAHKKLKENQVISTLDLHKAQVAWEQEDAILQMELSRLQTLQKTRKAIDDSGQYRLEKAIKQRELLVSEVEQLNVRASMDGMLTELSDDLDIGRHVDEGQAVGMIADLSSYYARINITASDSEYVSSGLIASIQFKGVEIFGQVSRVEPTVNNGSVEIDISFNTQLPAAVRPNIDVNARIEIADHENALVVNRPVGVIRPHNKYSLFVLDESREVFQLRSINIGDIAGEKMQVLDGAYQGEQFLMRVPKHLANASQIMVADIYE